One Roseimaritima multifibrata DNA window includes the following coding sequences:
- a CDS encoding glycosyltransferase family 2 protein, producing MPASTPCLSICLPTYSRADLLERCLTALLPQLDPYANKIECIVSDNASPDHTPEIIAKFAKHPCLRSFRNETNLGILGNITTVVTQYATGKYAFLIGDDDIVLPGAIERIMNILQRPDAPDLVALNVGYQDGEHRPQAAELAAFLQTMTMTKTLRPHAASGRYSLSELLTGPDADFTASYSVIIPRQWWCDEFPTPFLDAPFTEVRNTYPHAHLIAKRMGNQLGELIAEPSVLIFEMPANEFSWSKYRGIVSTLHSVSLLKEFSKNGVPQETLAPYFLNLLQHRSAFLGDLLWDPDCAGGWREAIRYGWDLKRHPYELLRSFAIAGLHPKSPRWLRWLAESRLKNSQ from the coding sequence TTGCCTGCTTCTACCCCTTGTTTATCGATCTGCCTGCCGACTTACTCTCGCGCCGACTTGCTGGAACGATGTCTAACGGCGTTGCTCCCCCAACTGGATCCGTACGCGAATAAGATCGAGTGCATTGTTAGCGACAATGCTTCACCCGATCACACGCCAGAGATCATTGCTAAGTTCGCAAAACATCCTTGCCTCCGTTCTTTCCGCAACGAAACCAACCTGGGAATTTTGGGAAACATCACAACCGTGGTGACCCAATATGCGACGGGCAAATACGCCTTCCTAATCGGGGACGATGACATCGTTCTCCCCGGGGCCATTGAACGGATCATGAATATCCTGCAGCGACCGGACGCCCCCGATTTGGTCGCTCTAAATGTCGGGTACCAAGACGGCGAGCACCGCCCGCAGGCGGCTGAACTAGCCGCCTTCTTACAAACCATGACGATGACCAAAACGTTGCGACCACATGCGGCCAGTGGTCGTTATTCGTTATCGGAATTGCTGACCGGTCCCGACGCCGACTTCACTGCGTCCTACAGTGTCATCATTCCTCGGCAGTGGTGGTGTGACGAATTCCCAACACCCTTCCTTGATGCTCCGTTTACCGAAGTCCGCAACACCTACCCACACGCGCACCTGATCGCCAAGCGGATGGGTAACCAGCTGGGAGAACTGATCGCGGAACCGTCCGTTCTGATTTTCGAAATGCCAGCGAACGAATTTAGTTGGTCAAAATACCGTGGCATCGTGTCAACGTTACACTCCGTTTCGCTGCTCAAAGAATTCAGCAAAAACGGCGTACCGCAAGAAACCTTGGCTCCCTACTTCCTGAACCTTCTGCAGCACCGCAGTGCTTTTCTGGGCGATCTACTATGGGATCCGGATTGCGCCGGTGGCTGGCGTGAAGCGATTCGATACGGATGGGATCTTAAACGACATCCCTACGAACTGCTGCGCTCATTTGCCATCGCTGGGCTCCACCCAAAATCCCCGCGATGGTTGCGTTGGTTGGCGGAATCAAGACTTAAAAATTCGCAGTGA